The following are encoded in a window of Desulfocurvus vexinensis DSM 17965 genomic DNA:
- the ilvN gene encoding acetolactate synthase small subunit yields the protein MTHTISALTRNRPGVLADMAQAIRKYNVNIRSLSAGETEDPEISRLTIGLDGSEEDIGRITAEMQGMDCIIGVDDLRRRDFVDRELVLIKVAMEPAATTQIMQVFEVFRANVVGMGQKSITVEMSGDSGKVDAFIGMLKPHGIKSLCRSGMIALKRGDE from the coding sequence ATGACGCATACCATCTCCGCCCTGACCAGGAACCGCCCCGGCGTCCTGGCCGACATGGCCCAGGCCATCCGCAAGTACAACGTGAACATCCGGAGCCTCTCCGCCGGGGAGACCGAAGACCCGGAAATCTCGCGCCTGACCATCGGCCTGGACGGCTCCGAGGAGGACATCGGGCGCATCACCGCCGAGATGCAGGGCATGGACTGCATCATCGGTGTGGACGACCTGCGCCGCCGCGATTTCGTGGACCGCGAGCTGGTGCTCATCAAGGTCGCCATGGAGCCCGCCGCCACCACCCAGATCATGCAGGTCTTCGAGGTCTTCCGCGCCAACGTGGTGGGCATGGGCCAGAAAAGCATCACCGTGGAGATGAGCGGCGACAGCGGCAAGGTCGATGCCTTCATCGGCATGCTCAAGCCCCATGGCATCAAGAGCCTGTGCCGCTCGGGCATGATCGCCCTCAAGCGCGGCGACGAGTAG
- a CDS encoding MetS family NSS transporter small subunit, with protein sequence MNTSAIIMLCIGFGITWGGAALCLRIALRSRG encoded by the coding sequence ATGAACACCAGCGCCATCATCATGCTGTGCATCGGCTTCGGCATCACCTGGGGCGGCGCGGCCCTGTGCCTGCGCATCGCCCTGCGCTCCCGGGGCTGA
- a CDS encoding Fur family transcriptional regulator translates to MAEQRPQRMTRQRKIILEELRKLKTHPTADELYEAVRARLPRISLGTVYRNLDVLQENGEVLKLESAGSQKRFDGDISPHYHVRCLRCGRVGDVMAEVQDVDVRGLSAPGFEITGGTIEFFGLCDRCQEQAAPARPQGPAGRQ, encoded by the coding sequence ATGGCCGAGCAACGCCCCCAGCGCATGACCCGCCAGCGCAAGATCATCCTGGAAGAGCTGCGCAAGCTCAAGACCCACCCCACCGCCGACGAGCTGTACGAGGCCGTGCGCGCGCGCCTGCCGCGCATCAGCCTGGGCACGGTGTACCGCAATCTGGACGTGCTCCAGGAAAACGGCGAGGTGCTCAAGCTCGAATCCGCCGGAAGCCAGAAGCGCTTCGACGGGGACATCAGCCCCCATTACCATGTGCGCTGCCTGCGCTGCGGCAGGGTCGGCGACGTGATGGCCGAGGTGCAGGACGTGGACGTGCGCGGCCTGAGCGCCCCCGGGTTCGAGATCACCGGGGGGACCATCGAATTTTTCGGCCTCTGCGACCGCTGCCAGGAACAGGCGGCCCCGGCGAGACCCCAGGGCCCCGCCGGAAGGCAGTAG
- a CDS encoding bifunctional enoyl-CoA hydratase/phosphate acetyltransferase codes for MPVDSLRALVREALPEGPPPRVAIARSANGFVLAAAVAAWQAGLAEPVLIGDMDATARVAAERGLDITPFEQIETPDDETAVRQAVDLFRQGRAALIMKGLVPTATLLRAVLDKEHGAAPKGILSHVTLFEEPHSGRLMLLTDPAVNIRPNLQRKVEIVRNAVGVARRLGIPRPRVAMLAATEKVNFPAMPATLDADLLAKMGEQGEFGDARVAGPMALDVALSPQAASLKRVQGDVAGQADILVAPDIESGNVLYKCLNTLLDLDMAGVVVGSRVPIVVPSRGDSPRTKFLSIALAAFLAREEPA; via the coding sequence ATGCCCGTGGACAGCCTCCGGGCCCTGGTGCGCGAGGCCCTGCCTGAGGGGCCGCCGCCGCGCGTGGCCATCGCCCGCTCGGCCAACGGCTTCGTGCTCGCCGCCGCCGTGGCCGCCTGGCAGGCCGGGCTGGCCGAGCCCGTGCTCATCGGCGACATGGACGCCACCGCCCGCGTGGCCGCCGAGCGCGGGCTGGACATCACGCCCTTCGAGCAGATCGAAACCCCTGACGACGAAACCGCCGTGCGCCAGGCCGTGGACCTCTTCCGCCAGGGCCGCGCCGCGCTGATCATGAAAGGCCTGGTGCCCACGGCCACGCTCTTGCGCGCCGTGCTGGACAAGGAGCACGGCGCCGCGCCCAAGGGCATCCTGTCCCACGTCACGCTCTTCGAGGAGCCGCACTCGGGCCGCCTGATGCTGCTCACCGACCCCGCCGTGAACATCCGCCCCAACCTCCAGCGCAAGGTGGAGATCGTGCGCAACGCCGTGGGCGTGGCCCGGCGCCTGGGCATCCCCCGGCCCCGGGTGGCCATGCTCGCCGCCACCGAAAAGGTCAATTTTCCGGCCATGCCCGCCACCCTGGACGCCGACCTGCTGGCCAAGATGGGCGAGCAGGGCGAATTCGGCGACGCCCGCGTGGCCGGGCCCATGGCCCTGGACGTGGCCCTCTCGCCCCAGGCCGCGAGCCTCAAGCGCGTGCAGGGCGACGTGGCCGGGCAGGCCGACATCCTCGTCGCGCCGGACATCGAGAGCGGCAACGTGCTCTACAAGTGCCTGAACACCCTGCTGGACCTGGACATGGCCGGGGTGGTGGTGGGCAGCCGCGTGCCCATCGTCGTGCCCTCGCGGGGCGACTCGCCGCGCACCAAGTTCCTGTCCATCGCCCTGGCCGCCTTCCTGGCCCGCGAGGAGCCCGCGTGA
- the buk gene encoding butyrate kinase, with protein MSHRVLTVNPGSTTTKVVLLDGDTALLDRELEHPRAELRGLPTVWDQLPLRRRAVHSALDAARPLLAGLHAVVGRGGLLAPLPGGTYAIGAAMLADLRAARHGEHACNLGAPLARELADELGVPAFVVDPVVTDELLPEARPTGLPQVSRRSTFHALSQRGAAREAAARHGLDYAAAKLLVAHLGGGISVGAHLRGRVVDVTNALDGEGPFSPERTGTLPVLEVLRLLESGQFDIPGLRTAVLRRGGLFAHLGTNDFREVQRRVAADDEAARALAEALAYNVAKHAASLLPALTTADDPAPLDLVVLTGGLARSPLLVAGLTRRLAPLAPVEVVLGLTEALVMARGAAAALDGRCPVQDYHGAGGPGGVSGP; from the coding sequence GTGAGCCACCGCGTGCTGACCGTGAACCCCGGGTCCACCACCACCAAGGTCGTGCTGCTGGACGGCGACACCGCGCTGCTGGACCGCGAGCTGGAGCACCCGCGCGCCGAGCTGCGCGGCCTGCCCACGGTGTGGGACCAACTGCCCCTGCGCCGCCGGGCCGTGCACTCCGCCCTGGACGCAGCCCGGCCCCTGCTGGCCGGGCTGCATGCCGTGGTCGGGCGCGGCGGGTTGCTGGCCCCGCTGCCCGGGGGCACCTACGCCATCGGGGCGGCCATGCTCGCCGACCTGCGCGCCGCGCGCCACGGCGAGCACGCCTGCAACCTGGGCGCGCCCCTGGCCCGCGAGCTGGCCGACGAGCTGGGCGTGCCCGCCTTCGTGGTCGATCCCGTGGTCACCGACGAACTGTTGCCCGAGGCGCGGCCCACGGGCCTGCCCCAGGTCAGCCGCCGCAGCACATTCCACGCCCTGTCCCAGCGCGGGGCCGCCCGCGAGGCCGCCGCGCGCCACGGGCTGGACTACGCCGCCGCCAAGCTCCTGGTGGCCCACCTGGGCGGGGGCATCAGCGTCGGCGCCCACCTGCGCGGCCGCGTGGTGGACGTGACCAACGCCCTGGACGGCGAGGGGCCCTTCTCGCCGGAGCGCACCGGCACCCTGCCCGTGCTGGAGGTGCTGCGGCTGCTGGAGTCCGGGCAGTTCGACATCCCCGGGCTGCGCACCGCCGTGCTGCGCCGGGGCGGGCTGTTCGCCCACCTGGGCACCAACGATTTCCGCGAGGTGCAGCGCCGCGTGGCGGCGGACGACGAGGCCGCCCGCGCCCTGGCCGAGGCCCTGGCCTACAACGTGGCCAAGCACGCGGCCTCGCTGCTGCCCGCCCTGACAACCGCCGACGACCCCGCGCCCCTGGACCTGGTGGTGCTCACCGGCGGCCTGGCCCGCAGCCCGCTGCTGGTGGCCGGGCTGACCCGCCGCCTGGCGCCCCTGGCCCCGGTGGAGGTCGTTCTCGGGCTGACCGAGGCCCTGGTCATGGCCCGGGGCGCCGCCGCCGCCCTGGACGGGCGCTGCCCCGTGCAGGACTACCACGGCGCGGGCGGGCCGGGCGGCGTTTCCGGCCCCTGA
- a CDS encoding glycosyltransferase family 2 protein, producing MTLAARDDLAFVLALRQRLDELGLRWTVACGCLDPAALRALGAVSHPGLHALPATGPQPLAEAVAALEGAAADAPVLLLDPRVIVPDDPRPLLAVPSGAPALLFGGGGGPVRAAFAPGPAGRAALEALAAGRPVPGAATAPPPAAKPWLAQPGQAVDCTGARLIMQRFLVPEAQATAPLTRNLLAGRLAPFARTVLGMARALRQADPDHDPAPAAPAWLGPHHALFAADAAPAPLLAIPQLPLVLEGVVLYLPPGMPGADQALTAHRAGQPWPVRPGAPAPDLAPARAALRAGRPRQAVAAFDAALGANRHHREALLGLLEALAGAGDDPACIAAAQHHLDSYPDDAEVAALLHAARLRDLGREAAASLRDDTGYRPGDFLVSALVSTYASEAFMEECLTDLLAQTVAERLEIIVIDAASPENEAAVVRRFQQRHHGIRFLRTPARIGIYRAWNHAALLASGRYLTPFSTNDRLAPDAYATLAAALDNTPGADLVFGDTRLTDTPHQTFAAHTPSAHSGGAWVWPQYSFEYNLASCTGGPHPMLRRSAIEAHGLFDERHKALADQDFFMRLGRLGRVRHIPAFTGLAWLSPSALSDESHTQGELRTLRERHRAAYAADGAALAVLNNLLAELDATIALEGREAARRFYAAHRPRLGASALTADLDRLLG from the coding sequence TTGACCCTCGCCGCCCGCGACGACCTGGCCTTTGTCCTGGCCCTGCGCCAGCGCCTGGACGAACTGGGCCTGCGCTGGACCGTGGCCTGCGGCTGCCTGGACCCCGCGGCCCTGCGCGCCCTGGGGGCCGTGTCGCACCCCGGGCTGCACGCCCTGCCCGCCACGGGCCCCCAGCCCCTGGCCGAGGCCGTGGCCGCCCTGGAGGGCGCGGCGGCGGACGCTCCCGTGCTGCTGCTCGACCCGCGCGTGATCGTGCCCGACGACCCCCGGCCCCTGCTGGCCGTGCCCTCCGGCGCCCCGGCCCTGCTCTTCGGCGGCGGCGGCGGGCCCGTGCGCGCGGCCTTCGCCCCCGGCCCCGCGGGCCGCGCGGCCCTGGAGGCCCTGGCCGCGGGGCGCCCCGTGCCCGGCGCGGCCACGGCCCCGCCCCCGGCGGCCAAGCCCTGGCTGGCCCAGCCCGGCCAGGCCGTGGACTGCACCGGGGCGCGGCTCATCATGCAACGCTTCCTCGTGCCCGAGGCCCAGGCCACGGCGCCGCTCACGCGCAACCTGCTCGCCGGGCGCCTGGCGCCCTTCGCCCGCACCGTGCTGGGCATGGCCCGCGCCCTGCGCCAGGCCGACCCCGACCACGACCCGGCCCCCGCCGCACCCGCGTGGCTCGGGCCGCACCACGCCCTGTTCGCCGCCGACGCGGCCCCGGCCCCGCTGCTGGCCATCCCACAACTGCCCCTGGTCCTGGAGGGCGTCGTGCTCTACCTGCCGCCCGGCATGCCCGGGGCGGACCAGGCCCTGACGGCCCACCGCGCCGGGCAGCCCTGGCCCGTGCGCCCCGGCGCTCCGGCGCCGGACCTGGCCCCGGCCCGGGCCGCCCTGCGCGCCGGGCGCCCGCGCCAGGCCGTGGCCGCCTTCGACGCCGCGCTGGGGGCCAACCGCCACCACCGCGAGGCCCTGCTCGGCCTGCTGGAGGCCCTGGCCGGGGCGGGCGACGATCCGGCCTGCATCGCCGCCGCCCAGCACCACCTGGACTCGTACCCCGACGACGCCGAGGTGGCCGCCCTGCTCCACGCCGCCCGGCTGCGCGACCTGGGCCGCGAGGCCGCCGCCAGCCTGCGCGACGATACCGGCTACCGCCCCGGGGACTTCCTGGTCAGCGCCCTGGTCTCCACCTACGCCTCCGAGGCCTTCATGGAGGAATGCCTGACCGACCTGCTGGCCCAGACCGTGGCCGAGCGCCTGGAGATCATCGTCATCGACGCGGCCTCGCCCGAAAACGAAGCCGCCGTGGTCCGCCGCTTCCAGCAGCGCCACCACGGCATCCGCTTCCTGCGCACGCCCGCGCGCATCGGCATCTACCGCGCATGGAACCACGCGGCCCTGCTGGCCTCGGGCCGCTACCTCACGCCCTTCAGCACCAACGACCGCCTGGCCCCCGACGCCTACGCCACCCTGGCCGCCGCCCTGGACAACACCCCGGGGGCCGACCTGGTCTTCGGCGACACCCGGCTCACCGACACCCCGCACCAGACCTTCGCCGCGCACACGCCCTCGGCCCACTCCGGCGGGGCCTGGGTCTGGCCGCAATACTCCTTCGAGTACAACCTCGCCTCGTGCACCGGCGGGCCGCACCCCATGCTGCGCCGCAGCGCCATCGAGGCCCACGGCCTGTTCGACGAGCGCCACAAGGCCCTGGCCGACCAGGATTTCTTCATGCGCCTGGGCCGCCTGGGCCGCGTGCGGCACATCCCCGCGTTCACCGGGCTGGCCTGGCTGTCGCCCTCGGCCCTGTCCGACGAGTCGCACACCCAGGGCGAGCTGCGCACCCTGCGCGAGCGCCACCGCGCGGCCTACGCCGCCGACGGCGCGGCCCTGGCCGTGCTCAACAACCTGCTGGCCGAGCTGGACGCGACCATCGCCCTCGAAGGCCGCGAAGCCGCCCGCCGCTTCTACGCCGCCCACCGCCCGCGCCTGGGGGCGAGCGCCCTGACCGCCGACCTGGACCGCCTGCTGGGCTAG
- a CDS encoding sodium-dependent transporter, with protein MTQREQWGSRLGFILAAVGSAIGLGNIWRFPYMAYENGGGAFLVPYLFAMLTAGIPFMILEFTLGHRFRGSAPKAFACIARGWEWLGWAQVMVAAVITVYYVAVIGWTISYVGFAFTGAWGADPKAFFFEDFLGLTSGALELGALRPTVLGAVTLAWAITWLACVSGVRAGIERAGKVLMPVLFLLVLAFTARVVWLEGAMDGVNWLFTPDFSRLADYRVWVAAYGQIFFTLSVGFAIMIAYSSYLPARSDISNNAFMTVFINCGFSMLAGVMVFSVLGYMAARQGVPIAEVAGGGVGLAFVTIPMAINLMPMPVFFGTLFFLSLTMAGVSSHISIVEACVSSFMDKFGWSRRATASALCAGGFAVSLVFCTGGGLYVLDIVDHFINNFGVLGAALAEIVLLAWLCRLEVVREHANEVSEFAVGRWWSVCLRYLTPGILTLLVGLNLYGDLGTPYGGYGTVELLAYGWAVVLGCALLGLALRAAPGRPGFAARPDTTLRRTT; from the coding sequence ATGACACAACGCGAACAGTGGGGCTCGCGCCTGGGCTTCATCCTCGCCGCGGTGGGCTCGGCCATCGGGCTGGGCAACATCTGGCGCTTTCCCTACATGGCCTACGAGAACGGCGGCGGGGCCTTCCTGGTGCCCTACCTTTTCGCCATGCTCACCGCCGGCATCCCGTTCATGATTCTCGAATTCACCCTGGGGCACCGCTTCCGGGGCTCGGCGCCCAAGGCCTTCGCCTGCATCGCGCGCGGCTGGGAGTGGCTGGGCTGGGCCCAGGTCATGGTCGCCGCCGTGATCACCGTCTACTACGTGGCCGTCATCGGCTGGACCATCAGCTACGTGGGCTTCGCCTTCACCGGCGCCTGGGGCGCGGACCCCAAGGCCTTCTTCTTCGAGGACTTCCTGGGCCTGACCTCCGGGGCCCTGGAGCTGGGCGCCCTGCGCCCCACGGTGCTCGGCGCCGTGACCCTGGCCTGGGCCATCACCTGGCTGGCCTGCGTGTCGGGCGTGCGCGCGGGCATCGAGCGCGCGGGCAAGGTGCTCATGCCGGTGCTGTTCCTGCTCGTGCTGGCCTTCACCGCCCGGGTCGTCTGGCTCGAAGGCGCAATGGACGGCGTGAACTGGCTGTTCACCCCCGACTTCTCGCGCCTTGCCGACTACCGGGTCTGGGTGGCTGCCTACGGGCAGATCTTCTTCACCCTCTCGGTGGGCTTTGCCATCATGATCGCCTATTCCAGCTACCTGCCCGCCCGGTCGGACATCAGCAACAACGCCTTCATGACCGTGTTCATCAACTGCGGCTTCTCCATGCTCGCGGGCGTGATGGTCTTCTCCGTGCTGGGCTACATGGCCGCGCGGCAGGGCGTGCCCATCGCCGAGGTGGCCGGGGGCGGCGTGGGCCTGGCCTTCGTGACCATCCCCATGGCCATCAACCTCATGCCCATGCCCGTGTTCTTCGGCACGCTGTTCTTCCTGTCCCTGACCATGGCCGGGGTCAGCTCGCACATCTCCATCGTCGAGGCCTGCGTCAGCTCGTTCATGGACAAGTTCGGCTGGAGCCGCCGGGCCACGGCCAGCGCGCTGTGCGCCGGGGGCTTCGCGGTCTCGCTGGTCTTCTGCACGGGCGGCGGGCTCTACGTGCTGGACATCGTCGATCACTTCATCAACAACTTCGGGGTGCTCGGCGCGGCCCTGGCCGAGATCGTCCTCTTGGCCTGGCTGTGCCGCCTGGAGGTGGTGCGCGAGCACGCCAACGAGGTGTCCGAATTCGCCGTGGGCCGGTGGTGGTCCGTGTGCCTGCGCTATCTTACGCCGGGCATCCTGACGCTGCTGGTGGGCCTGAACCTGTACGGCGACCTGGGCACGCCCTACGGCGGCTACGGCACCGTCGAACTGCTGGCCTACGGCTGGGCCGTGGTCCTTGGCTGCGCGCTGCTGGGCCTGGCCCTGCGCGCGGCCCCGGGCCGGCCCGGCTTTGCCGCCCGGCCCGACACGACCCTGCGGAGGACCACATGA